The following proteins are co-located in the Micromonospora viridifaciens genome:
- a CDS encoding helix-turn-helix transcriptional regulator, with translation MANTSSRTLRLLSLLQTQRHWSGLELADRLGVSERTLRRDVERLRELGYPVGATRGTDGGYQLAPGAVLPPLLLDDEEAVALAVGVGDAAQSGIAGMEEASLRALTKVVRVLPPRLRARVDALRAMTLSAVVSGPVVAAGVLTAVAQACRDEERLRFGYTARGSAPTEREVEPHRVVALGGRWYLVAYDLGRHDWRSFRLDRLTEPTATGTRFRPRLLPAEDAVAFVQAASGAPAPYTVEVLVHAPSARVRQVVGRWGTIEPLDQDSCRLTMSSTSLDWPTQALGNVGAEFEVLRPPEFAAHVQEWGARFIRATRAPA, from the coding sequence ATGGCGAACACCAGCTCACGGACCCTCAGGCTGCTCTCGCTGCTGCAGACCCAACGGCACTGGTCGGGTCTGGAACTGGCCGACCGGCTCGGGGTCTCCGAGCGGACCCTGCGCCGCGATGTCGAGCGGCTGCGCGAGCTCGGCTACCCGGTCGGCGCGACCCGAGGCACCGACGGCGGCTACCAGCTCGCGCCCGGCGCCGTCCTGCCGCCGCTGCTGCTGGACGACGAGGAGGCGGTGGCCCTCGCGGTGGGCGTCGGCGACGCGGCGCAGAGCGGGATCGCGGGGATGGAGGAGGCGTCACTGCGCGCACTCACCAAGGTGGTGCGGGTCCTGCCGCCCCGGCTGCGGGCCAGGGTGGACGCCCTGCGGGCGATGACCCTCTCCGCTGTCGTGTCCGGGCCAGTCGTCGCGGCGGGGGTGCTCACCGCGGTCGCCCAGGCTTGCCGGGACGAGGAGCGGCTGCGGTTCGGCTACACGGCCAGGGGCTCCGCCCCCACTGAGCGCGAGGTCGAGCCGCACCGCGTCGTCGCACTCGGCGGACGCTGGTACCTGGTGGCCTACGACCTGGGTCGGCACGACTGGCGTAGTTTCCGCCTCGACCGGCTGACCGAGCCGACGGCGACCGGCACGCGCTTCCGGCCACGCCTGCTCCCGGCCGAGGACGCCGTGGCCTTCGTCCAGGCAGCGAGCGGGGCCCCGGCTCCGTACACGGTCGAGGTCCTTGTGCACGCGCCCTCCGCGCGGGTGCGGCAGGTGGTCGGCCGCTGGGGCACGATCGAACCGCTCGATCAGGACAGCTGCCGGCTCACCATGTCCTCGACCTCCCTCGACTGGCCGACCCAGGCGCTGGGCAACGTAGGCGCCGAGTTCGAGGTCCTGAGGCCGCCAGAGTTCGCCGCGCACGTCCAGGAGTGGGGTGCCCGCTTCATCCGGGCCACCCGCGCACCCGCATGA